The following are from one region of the Littorina saxatilis isolate snail1 linkage group LG2, US_GU_Lsax_2.0, whole genome shotgun sequence genome:
- the LOC138960456 gene encoding hatching enzyme 1.2-like, whose translation MKLCLLLTFLGLVAGRPEPEPQIEVEELETVEDPEVTEGYFEGDIELPKFRNAIRNLNSRWPNGIVYYRISSAFPSSTHATIVEAMREIESNTKHGSTYCVRYVERTTQHDYIYIQKNTGCHSKIGRHGGAQELSIGTGCERKGTIMHELNHALGFWHEQSRYDRDSYVTIHTDNIDSKYLHDFAKHTTSDMNVLGTHYDFGSIMHYGPYTFAKDKSHPSISPKPGQAHGVTMGQRLAMSTQDVSLIQKLYGCSADTSHITHPASAQSVVHCSFDSSLCGMTSDSQSNFQWTRKSGSTSTSHTGPNADHTNSAVARKDQKNDLTNATFSRLMGGFVPQTPKRGFAPAPRRGLSGPWT comes from the exons ATGAAACTTTGCCTACTGCTCACCTTCCTCGGGCTGGTGGCTGGCCGGCCGGAACCCGAACCGCAG aTCGAAGTTGAAGAGCTTG AAACTGTCGAAGACCCTGAAGTTACAGAAG GTTACTTTGAGGGAGACATCGAACTTCCCAAG TTTCGCAATGCCATCCGTAACCTGAATAGTCGTTGGCCGAACGGCATTGTCTACTACAGGATCAGCTCTGCTTTCC cCTCGAGTACCCACGCCACCATCGTAGAGGCGATGAGAGAGATCGAGTCGAACACCAAGCACGGCTCTACCTACTGTGTGCGTTATGTGGAGAGGACAACTCAGCATGATTATATCTACATCCAGAAAAACACAGG CTGTCACAGCAAGATCGGGCGTCACGGCGGTGCCCAGGAACTGTCCATCGGCACGGGGTGTGAGCGCAAAGGCACGATCATGCACGAGCTGAACCACGCGCTGGGCTTCTGGCACGAGCAGAGCCGTTACGATCGTGATTCCTACGTCACTATCCACACCGATAACATCGACTCCA AGTATCTGCACGATTTCGCCAAGCACACCACCAGCGACATGAACGTGTTGGGCACTCACTATGATTTTGGTTCCATCATGCACTATGGCCCCTACACTTTCGCCAAAGACAAGTCCCACCCCTCCATCTCCCCCAAGCCCGGTCAGGCTCATGGAGTGACCATGGGTCAGCGTCTGGCCATGAGCACCCAGGACGTTTCGCTCATCCAGAAACTGTATGGATGTTCTGCTG ATACCTCTCACATCACCCATCCTGCCAGTGCTC AGAGCGTGGTGCACTGCAGCTTCGATAGCAGCTTGTGCGGAATGACTTCGGATAGCCAATCCAATTTCCAGTGGACTCGCAAGTCCGGCAGTACCTCCACCTCACATACCGGACCCAATGCTGACCACACCAACAGTGCTG ttgcaaggaaagaccaaaaaaatgacctcacaaatgcaacATTTTCTCGGCTTATGGGAGGCTTTGTCCCCCAGACCCCCAAGCGGGGctttgcccctgcaccccgccgGGGCCTCAGCGGCCCCTGGACTTAG